The proteins below come from a single Candidatus Cloacimonadota bacterium genomic window:
- a CDS encoding 3-phosphoglycerate dehydrogenase, whose amino-acid sequence MPKKVLVATQKPFAAAAVVEIEKICKEKGYEFILNEKYPEQADLVKAVKDVDALIVRSDKVTKEVIDNADNLKVVVRAGAGYDNLDCEAASDKKIVCMNTPGQNSNAVAELAFGMMVYMARGQFNGKPGTELKGKTLGIHAYGNVGVNVARIAKGFDMKILAFDPYVDAEKMKKEGVEPVETVEELYNQSDYVSLHLPSIPATQKFVNKNLISIMKQGATIINTARKEVVCEDGLLFVLSERKDLKYASDIAPVNKDEMLEKLPNQVFFTPKKMGAQTLEANVNAGVAAINQIINYFENGDTTFQVNK is encoded by the coding sequence ATGCCGAAAAAAGTATTAGTTGCCACTCAAAAACCATTTGCAGCCGCAGCGGTTGTAGAGATCGAAAAAATTTGTAAAGAAAAGGGATATGAATTCATCCTGAATGAAAAATATCCTGAGCAGGCAGATCTTGTGAAAGCTGTTAAAGATGTTGATGCACTGATTGTGCGGAGCGATAAGGTTACCAAAGAAGTTATCGATAATGCAGATAACTTGAAGGTTGTGGTTCGAGCTGGTGCTGGATATGACAATTTGGATTGCGAAGCTGCTTCCGATAAAAAAATTGTTTGTATGAACACACCAGGACAAAATTCTAATGCAGTTGCAGAACTTGCATTTGGCATGATGGTTTATATGGCTCGCGGACAATTCAACGGAAAACCCGGAACAGAATTGAAAGGTAAAACACTGGGAATTCATGCCTATGGAAATGTAGGAGTGAATGTAGCCCGAATTGCTAAAGGTTTCGATATGAAAATTCTGGCTTTCGATCCTTATGTGGATGCTGAAAAAATGAAAAAAGAAGGCGTGGAACCAGTTGAAACTGTGGAAGAATTGTACAATCAATCAGATTATGTTTCGCTGCATCTTCCTTCCATTCCTGCCACACAAAAATTCGTGAACAAAAATCTGATCAGTATAATGAAACAAGGAGCTACAATCATCAACACTGCCCGTAAAGAAGTGGTTTGCGAAGATGGTTTGCTTTTCGTATTATCCGAAAGAAAAGATCTCAAATATGCTTCGGATATCGCTCCTGTAAATAAAGATGAGATGTTGGAAAAACTGCCGAATCAGGTATTTTTTACACCCAAAAAAATGGGAGCACAAACATTGGAAGCAAATGTAAATGCCGGAGTTGCAGCCATTAATCAGATAATTAATTATTTTGAAAATGGAGATACAACATTTCAGGTAAATAAGTAA